A window of Pan paniscus chromosome 16, NHGRI_mPanPan1-v2.0_pri, whole genome shotgun sequence genomic DNA:
GGATCCAGGCCTTCTCCCCTGCCCATGTGAATTCCCAGGGGCAGAGCCTGAAATGTTAAACACAGCACTGGCCAAAGAGATGTCACCGTGGGAACCGAGGCTCTCTTCTCCTCCTGCCTGCTTTCGTGGGTTCAGAGTAGCTGAGGCTTGTCTGAGAGGAGTTGGAGTGCTGGTTTTCACCCTGGTTGGTGTGCTTTGCTTTGAGGGCACTTAgaaagcccagcccagcccttgcTCCTGCCCTGCACACAGCGGAGCGACTTTTCTAGGTATGCTCTTGATTTCTGCAGAAGCAGCAGGTGGCATGGAGCCAAGAGGAAGTGTGACTGAAACTGTCCACTCATAGCCCGGCTGCCGTATTGAGAGGGCTTGGTGGGAAACTGATGCTGGTGGCTGATGCAAGCAGCCAGGTCCCAGGGCTGTTTGCTGTCCTGCTTCCTCCCTGTCCGTGGGACTTGGGGGAGGTGCTGGTCCTGTCCTATCGGGGCATTGTTCTCTGGACTCCTTCGCTCTTTTCCCAGATGAGCTTCCCTTCAGGGGAGGGGTTTCCAGCCTGTTACCCTGAGGGGCTCACAGCCCTGGAAGAGGTGTCTGGAGTAGTCAGAGCACTGGGAGCTTCTCTCTCCCCCAGGCGGCCCCCAGCCCAGGGAGCCTGTGCCTGTGGGAAGCCCGTGCCTGTGGGAAGCCCAGGAGTCACTGCCCTGGAGCCTGTGCTTTGTGCCTGGCCCTGCGCTCAGAGCTTTGTAGCCATTCTCACCTCAGTCCTCACAGCTGCCCAGGGAGGGACCTTTCTAGAGAGGAAGCCAGGCCCTGGCCTTCAGTCCCATGTCCAGGTTCTCACAGCTAGTAATACACACACAGCTAGTGCTCTCACAGCTAGAGCacagtcaggatttgaactcagggctACGTAATTTCAAAGTCCGTGGCACAAAGGACTCTGTGAGCTGGATGGCTCCTTTCACAACTGCTCAGGTCTGTGGCTTGGTGGGACGGCCTGGATTTGGGAGATGGTGAGGCTGTGCAGTGGAACATTGCCTGGGTGGTACCCATTGTCTGGGTGTAGGCTTGGATGACTGCTTACCTCTCAGGGAGCAGCTccctatctgtgaaatgggacagCACCTTCTTTATAAGGTCTCAGTGAGGGTTAATGAGATCCTATACATGAGAAGGTTTTAGTAACGGCAGATGTTTTCATTGCCAGACTTTAGTTGGCCTCGGAGAGCTGATGTCAAGTAGATGAGCCCCATCTGAGGAGCAGCCTGGTCCTTTTCTTTCTGGTGCAACCAAAAAAGCCTGCCTTCTGCTCCCCAGGGTTGCTTTTCCCAGGAGGTGTGAGCCTACCTGGAGGAGGCTTAGGCACAGGGATACCTGCTGGAGGTCTGAGCGTTGGTTGAGCACCTCCTGTTTGTAGGATCCTGTGCCAGAGCctgtggggaggtggagagaggTGAGGAGACACAGCCCCCACCCCTGAGGGATGAGACAGCTCCCTGCAGGCAGGCTGTGCCCAGTCATCTCAAGCCTACAGCTGGGCTGCTGGCTGCAGGGTCTGGAGGGCGGTGGGGAGGGTGGCAGACAGAGTAGCAAGACCCCCACTTCCCTGGCCTTCTTCACAGACCTGCGTCATCCGGGCCTGGGACCGCAGCAAGCCCCTGCTCTTCTGCCCGGCCATGAACACCGCCATGTGGGAGCACCCGATCACAGCGCAGCAGGTAGACCAGCTCAAGGCCTTTGGCTATGTCGAGATCCCCTGTGTGGCCAAGAAGCTGGTGTGCGGAGATGAAGGTGGGTGTCTTGCCAGGCTTATAGCCCCGGGCTGTAGAAGGGGCTCAGCTTTGGGGTCATATCTCAGTTCAGTTCCTGGCCTGTTAATGACCTTAGCAAACCATTCTCTGAGCTTAGCTTTCTCAGCTGGAAAATGGGAATCGTAATTCCTGCCTCCAGATTGGTAGGgtaaaatgggatggaatgtgTAAAGTACCTGGTAGAGTCCCTGGCACGCAGCCCACACGCAGTTAAGGATGGCTACTGGAACGAGTCCCAGGGTCTCGCCAGGGGTCTCGGGAGAGATCTGATGTGTCTGGCTCAGGCAAAGACAGACCTTGCCCTCTCAGGCCTTGGGCTCTGGGTGGAGCACTTGGAGCAATGGGCAGGGGTCTGCAGGGCTACAGGCACTGTTGGCCTGTCTGGCCACAGCGGAATTTTGCTCCCAGGTCTCGGGGCCATGGCTGAAGTGGGGACCATCGTGGACAAAGTGAAAGAAGTCCTCTTCCAGCACAGTGGCTTCCAGCAGAGTTGACCTGGGATTTCTGTCATGGGTGTCCCTCTGTACTCAGAATGGGTTCAGGCCAAGTCGGTGAAGATGGATGTTGGCAAAATAGGAGGATACCCTCATTTGCTGAATGGGGGGCCTGCTCTGAGCCTGCCCAGGGGCCAGGCCTGCTCCAGGTTAAACTGGACGGAAGGCCCAGGTCTCAGTTTCTTTCAACCAGGAGAGGCCGCTGCCTAGAGCCCCTCCCCACCTTTTCCTGGATGGGTGAGGCAAGCCAGGAGAGCAAGCAGTGTTGTCCTCACGGGAGGAGGACTGAGCGACTGGGAAAACTCGGCTCTACATCTCACCCAGAACGGCTTTTAGAAACACCACAGCTGGAGAGTCCTGGCTGAGCCTTGGGAGTTTCAGCTCTTTGGCGGGGTGCCCAGGTGCCATGCAATCAGCAAAGCCTGCGAGTTGGCAGGACTCTGAGGTTTCCTGCAGACCATGCCATGAGATTGAAGGTGcggggaaataaagaaaaatcaccaTTTAGGAGACTCCATTCTTTCCCTACAACCCAACTGTGGTCCCAGAGATCAGGGGGTGTTGCCAGGTGTGGCTGGGGAAGGGTCTGGGTTGACAACTCGCCGGCACTCTTTAGTCCCCCGTATAACATGGTAGTTAAGGATAAAGATCTGAAGCCAGACAGCCCCTAGttccaatcccagctctgccgCTTACTAGCAGTGGCAGTTTGGTTCAGGACTTAGCCTTCCTGACCTTCACTTGCCTCAGCTATCTTGTTATCCTACCCTCAGGGAGTTGTTGAGAGGATTCAGTGAAATTATGTGTGCAGAATACCCATGCCACTGAGTGCCTGGAACGTAGTAAATGTCAAATCAATGGAAGTTAAAACTAGGCATGCATATATGCCAGAGAGCTTTCCTAGCATTTACTGCAATGCCCTGTCTCATTTTGGGAAAAAGGAAATCCTGGATGCTAAGTTGACACATCCCTTTATGCAAGTGACAGGTAAGCAGCCAGGAGGGTTGACCCTGCCCTGGGTCCCAGGCCTCTTGCCTGCTTCTTGGTTTCCTCTGTTCTCATCCTTTCAGCTTTGCTGGACCTGAGGC
This region includes:
- the PPCDC gene encoding phosphopantothenoylcysteine decarboxylase isoform X6, with protein sequence MEPRPGRLPELEATRPHMEPKASCPAAAPLMERKFHVLVGVTGSVAALKLPLLVSKLLDIPGTCVIRAWDRSKPLLFCPAMNTAMWEHPITAQQVDQLKAFGYVEIPCVAKKLVCGDEGLGAMAEVGTIVDKVKEVLFQHSGFQQS
- the PPCDC gene encoding phosphopantothenoylcysteine decarboxylase isoform X7, with product MWKSRSDPVLHIDLRRWADLLLVAPLDANTLGKVASGICDNLLTCVIRAWDRSKPLLFCPAMNTAMWEHPITAQQVDQLKAFGYVEIPCVAKKLVCGDEGLGAMAEVGTIVDKVKEVLFQHSGFQQS